The following proteins are co-located in the Flammeovirga kamogawensis genome:
- a CDS encoding SusD/RagB family nutrient-binding outer membrane lipoprotein: protein MKANKFIIGAVLAASMFSCTDKFEEMNKDPWSADEMDPKYQFTHIQNKPYTDGGESWRTQIIMTGPMSQATGNLYAAGESFSTSYKDWAWNNIYKEVLKNVTDLESKLPASSAQLGQVEITKVIDMMKVVSMYGDVPYTEAGKGYVEHILYPKYDAQEVALEAMITDLKNGREWVTNGETFTDDFYYRGVAGAWQRLANSMLMKVALYMSEGNPQRAKEVFAEAFNHSAGYISNVAETAKLEHSLNGGAWGQHMNGCGAAMTSQVGGFAYGYMSETSLKSMQSRKDPRLFYVTGVHDYTSSPSSMIIPTADYNPFEMAEGWGESVKPVSLRGTRMGDQDGQIALFAIAEDNDIESAQIINADYFGRMINGAPVAIPSERPFTEAGDKFTLASLNNMTIMNPLSPTIIMSSDEVNFLIAEAIEKGLIGGNSSQYFEAGMRDAFAKYPTFFPGQDYVQGAIAAYKTTDEGAGYNYEAAKEEYITNELAAFTSSANKLDNIIYQAWVSQIGHGVNTFTLWNRTHLPSFVTPVLDKNEYETIDIPVYTTDPRDAVAEGKPVPTPIGVKNIPFHSPGSTSFVRSRRFDYPNNEMSSNATNYQEAVERQRGDAGSTNQFNTVDQWISFKGVYSNAKGIELIKK from the coding sequence TAGCTGCAAGTATGTTTTCTTGTACAGATAAATTTGAGGAAATGAACAAAGATCCTTGGTCAGCAGACGAAATGGATCCGAAGTATCAATTCACTCACATCCAAAATAAACCTTATACAGATGGAGGTGAATCTTGGAGAACACAAATTATCATGACGGGGCCAATGTCTCAAGCAACAGGTAACCTTTATGCTGCTGGAGAATCGTTCAGTACATCGTACAAAGATTGGGCTTGGAACAACATTTATAAAGAAGTTCTAAAAAACGTAACGGATCTAGAATCAAAGCTCCCTGCTTCTAGTGCACAACTTGGCCAAGTAGAAATTACAAAGGTTATTGATATGATGAAGGTAGTTTCTATGTACGGTGACGTACCTTACACAGAAGCTGGTAAAGGATATGTTGAACACATTTTATACCCTAAATACGATGCTCAAGAGGTAGCTCTTGAAGCAATGATTACAGATCTGAAAAATGGTCGTGAATGGGTAACAAATGGGGAGACATTTACGGATGATTTCTATTACAGAGGTGTTGCTGGAGCATGGCAAAGATTAGCGAATTCTATGTTAATGAAAGTCGCTTTATACATGTCGGAAGGTAACCCTCAACGTGCAAAAGAAGTATTTGCTGAAGCATTTAATCACTCTGCCGGATACATTTCTAACGTTGCTGAAACGGCAAAATTAGAACACTCATTAAACGGTGGTGCTTGGGGACAACACATGAACGGTTGTGGTGCTGCAATGACTTCTCAAGTAGGTGGCTTTGCGTATGGATATATGAGTGAAACATCGCTTAAATCTATGCAATCAAGAAAAGATCCTCGTTTATTCTATGTAACTGGTGTACACGATTATACATCGTCTCCAAGTTCAATGATTATTCCTACAGCAGATTATAATCCATTTGAAATGGCTGAAGGCTGGGGTGAATCTGTAAAACCTGTTTCTTTGAGAGGAACAAGAATGGGTGATCAGGACGGACAAATTGCATTATTTGCCATTGCTGAAGATAACGATATTGAAAGCGCACAAATTATTAATGCAGACTACTTTGGTAGAATGATAAACGGAGCACCTGTAGCAATACCAAGTGAAAGACCATTTACAGAAGCTGGTGATAAATTCACATTGGCCTCTTTAAATAACATGACAATAATGAATCCTTTGTCTCCGACTATTATCATGAGTTCTGACGAAGTAAATTTCTTAATTGCTGAAGCTATTGAGAAAGGCTTAATTGGAGGTAATTCTTCTCAATATTTTGAAGCAGGAATGAGAGATGCTTTTGCAAAATACCCTACTTTCTTCCCTGGTCAAGATTATGTACAAGGAGCAATTGCTGCTTACAAAACAACTGATGAAGGAGCTGGTTATAACTATGAAGCAGCAAAAGAAGAATACATTACAAATGAGTTAGCGGCATTCACGTCTTCTGCAAATAAATTAGACAATATCATTTACCAAGCATGGGTTTCACAAATTGGTCATGGTGTAAATACATTTACACTTTGGAACAGAACGCACTTACCTTCTTTTGTAACACCTGTTTTAGATAAAAACGAGTACGAAACAATCGACATACCTGTATATACTACAGACCCTAGAGATGCCGTTGCAGAAGGAAAACCAGTACCAACGCCAATTGGTGTAAAAAATATTCCTTTCCATTCTCCTGGTAGCACTTCTTTTGTTCGTTCAAGAAGATTTGATTACCCTAATAACGAGATGTCTTCTAACGCTACAAATTACCAAGAAGCTGTAGAAAGACAACGTGGAGATGCTGGTTCTACAAATCAGTTTAATACAGTAGACCAATGGATTTCTTTCAAAGGAGTTTACTCCAACGCTAAAGGAATTGAGTTGATTAAAAAATAA
- a CDS encoding Fic family protein, whose amino-acid sequence MWELEHLPYKELELESKKVLKALPRAHFALAELKGVASSIPNQEILINTLALQEAKDSSEIENIITTHDDLYKSSLDLENLSSLGAKEVQNYISALKKGYYKVQNEDLLTNKSILAIQEELEKNNAGFRSVSGTSLKNAKTGEVIYTPPQNKYEIEDLMSNLEKYINIPELEDLDPIIKMALIHFQFESIHSFYDGNGRTGRIINILYLILAGLQDLPILYLSNYIIKNKQEYYQLLQGIRDEGAWEQWLLFMIKGVEETSRDTIALIHEMKELMMRFKYQLRENYKFYSQDLLNNLFKHPYTKIDFLMEELSISRVTASNYLNRLATDGLLSKQKMGNQVFFINYSLFKLLTAR is encoded by the coding sequence ATGTGGGAGTTAGAACATTTGCCTTATAAAGAATTAGAGCTTGAATCTAAAAAAGTATTAAAAGCATTACCAAGAGCTCATTTTGCTTTGGCTGAATTGAAAGGTGTTGCTTCCTCAATACCCAATCAAGAAATTCTGATAAATACATTAGCATTACAAGAGGCCAAGGATAGTTCTGAGATTGAAAATATTATCACTACTCATGATGATTTGTATAAATCGTCACTTGATTTAGAAAACCTTTCCTCTTTAGGAGCAAAAGAAGTTCAAAATTATATTTCAGCCTTAAAGAAAGGGTATTATAAAGTTCAAAATGAAGATCTACTAACCAACAAGTCTATTTTAGCTATCCAAGAAGAGTTGGAAAAAAACAATGCTGGTTTTCGAAGTGTTTCAGGTACTTCATTGAAGAATGCAAAAACAGGTGAAGTAATTTATACACCTCCACAGAATAAATATGAAATTGAAGATCTAATGTCAAATTTGGAGAAATATATTAATATCCCTGAATTAGAAGATTTAGATCCTATAATAAAAATGGCTTTAATTCATTTTCAGTTTGAGAGTATTCACTCATTTTATGATGGGAATGGTAGAACGGGAAGAATTATTAATATTCTGTATTTAATTTTAGCAGGATTACAGGATTTACCAATTTTGTATTTAAGTAATTACATCATTAAAAATAAACAAGAGTATTATCAATTACTTCAAGGGATTAGAGATGAAGGTGCATGGGAGCAATGGTTGCTATTTATGATAAAAGGGGTTGAGGAGACATCTAGAGATACAATAGCATTGATTCATGAGATGAAAGAATTGATGATGCGTTTCAAATATCAATTAAGAGAAAATTATAAATTCTATAGTCAGGATTTATTAAATAATCTGTTTAAGCACCCGTATACTAAGATAGATTTCTTAATGGAAGAATTATCAATATCTAGAGTGACTGCATCTAATTATCTTAACAGACTTGCAACCGATGGTCTCTTGAGTAAACAAAAAATGGGTAACCAGGTCTTTTTTATTAATTATAGCCTGTTTAAATTATTGACTGCTAGATGA
- a CDS encoding tyrosine-type recombinase/integrase, with product MITTHTGRRTFATRLLLKGVPTKTVMKFTGHKDERSFAKYVNIPKEKEMDLVRMALSD from the coding sequence TTGATAACAACTCATACAGGAAGGAGAACATTCGCTACTCGTCTTTTATTAAAAGGTGTTCCTACCAAAACGGTAATGAAATTTACAGGTCATAAAGATGAAAGAAGTTTTGCGAAGTATGTCAATATTCCAAAGGAAAAAGAAATGGATCTAGTAAGAATGGCATTAAGTGATTAG
- a CDS encoding helix-turn-helix domain-containing protein, producing MKNLTYHQRIQLEVAHAAKISVKGIAHLLEVATSTVYRELRRNSKPEGGYEVAYAQKLSIARKKLASSTKKRSFVFHYKRKKYVLYTDRCKIRWYSDAHRADYIFSPFYKMRRMGPRKVYNKYYGFIVYHFMDNKPLYEFLYTHLQLKRKVRNAQLFLFYLPHPP from the coding sequence ATGAAAAACTTAACCTACCACCAAAGAATACAATTAGAAGTAGCCCATGCTGCTAAAATAAGCGTAAAAGGAATTGCCCATTTATTAGAAGTAGCAACTTCTACTGTTTACAGAGAACTAAGAAGAAACAGTAAGCCAGAAGGAGGGTACGAAGTGGCGTATGCCCAAAAATTATCCATCGCTCGTAAAAAGTTAGCAAGTAGTACAAAGAAGAGAAGTTTTGTATTTCATTATAAAAGAAAGAAGTACGTTTTGTATACAGATCGTTGTAAAATACGTTGGTACAGCGATGCCCACAGAGCCGATTACATTTTTTCTCCTTTTTATAAAATGAGACGCATGGGACCAAGAAAAGTATACAATAAATACTATGGTTTTATAGTCTATCATTTTATGGACAATAAACCGTTGTATGAATTCTTATATACCCATTTGCAATTGAAACGAAAAGTGAGAAATGCACAACTGTTTTTATTTTATTTACCCCACCCACCATAA
- a CDS encoding arylsulfatase, with the protein MKKITLLSVIFLMPFLLMAQKKKATEKPNILVIWGDDIGVHNISKYNHGMMGYQTPNIDRIGNGGAMFTDYYAEQTCTAGRAAFITGQHPFRTGLLTIGMPGSEHGIPDWAPTIADILKDKGYTSGQFGKNHLGDQDNHLPTNHGFDEFYGNLYHLNAEEEPEGYYYPKDPEFKKKYGPRGVIHSYADGRVSDTGPLTKKRMETVDDEILDVSLNFMEKAHKEGKPFFIWHNATRMHVWTHLKEETEGRTGVGVYADGMVEHDEHVGKLLDKLEELGIEDNTIVMYSTDNGAETWTWPDGGCTPFKGAKGTNWEGGHRAPMLLKWPGTIKPGTIYNDIIAGNDLMPTLVAAAGEENLVEKMKTGYTANGKKWRVHLDGYNFKPYFEGKVKKGPRNEYIYFGMDGQLNAIRYGDFKAHFNIWQGPNDLFNGPYTTPAQIPYIFNLRADPYERAQESGAYMKFAGEQMWLFVPLQQVIGDFINTVPEYPFQTGSSLSASEIDYNLFRKQSSAKQIQQLVNDINQIKK; encoded by the coding sequence ATGAAGAAAATCACACTATTATCAGTAATATTTTTAATGCCTTTTTTACTGATGGCTCAGAAGAAAAAAGCCACAGAAAAACCAAATATCCTTGTCATTTGGGGAGACGATATTGGTGTGCATAACATCAGTAAATACAACCATGGAATGATGGGCTATCAGACTCCAAATATTGATAGAATTGGTAATGGTGGTGCAATGTTTACCGATTATTATGCTGAACAAACTTGTACTGCTGGTAGAGCGGCATTTATTACGGGGCAACATCCTTTTAGGACGGGTTTACTGACTATAGGAATGCCTGGTTCTGAACATGGAATTCCTGATTGGGCGCCAACTATTGCAGATATATTAAAAGATAAGGGGTATACATCTGGTCAATTTGGTAAAAACCATTTGGGAGATCAAGACAACCACTTACCTACAAACCATGGTTTTGATGAGTTTTACGGGAATTTATATCATTTAAATGCAGAGGAGGAACCTGAAGGTTATTATTACCCTAAAGACCCTGAGTTTAAGAAAAAGTATGGTCCTAGAGGTGTAATTCACTCCTATGCTGATGGTCGTGTTTCTGATACAGGTCCTTTGACTAAGAAAAGGATGGAAACAGTTGATGATGAAATTCTAGATGTTTCTTTAAATTTTATGGAAAAAGCACATAAAGAGGGAAAACCATTCTTTATATGGCACAATGCAACTAGAATGCATGTTTGGACACATCTAAAAGAAGAAACTGAAGGTAGAACTGGTGTTGGTGTTTATGCTGATGGTATGGTAGAACACGATGAACATGTGGGGAAATTATTAGATAAGTTAGAAGAACTTGGTATTGAAGACAATACTATTGTAATGTATTCTACTGATAACGGTGCTGAAACGTGGACATGGCCTGATGGTGGTTGTACTCCATTTAAAGGGGCTAAAGGTACAAACTGGGAAGGAGGCCATAGAGCACCAATGTTATTAAAATGGCCAGGAACTATTAAGCCAGGAACAATATATAATGATATTATTGCAGGCAATGATTTAATGCCAACACTAGTGGCTGCTGCAGGTGAAGAAAACCTTGTAGAGAAGATGAAAACAGGTTATACGGCTAATGGCAAAAAATGGAGAGTACATTTAGATGGATATAATTTTAAACCCTATTTTGAAGGGAAAGTAAAAAAAGGTCCACGTAATGAGTATATCTACTTCGGAATGGACGGACAGTTAAATGCAATACGTTATGGTGATTTTAAAGCTCATTTTAATATATGGCAAGGACCAAACGATTTATTTAATGGTCCATATACAACTCCTGCACAGATTCCTTATATCTTTAATTTAAGAGCTGATCCTTACGAAAGAGCACAAGAGTCTGGTGCCTATATGAAGTTTGCAGGTGAACAAATGTGGTTATTTGTGCCCTTACAACAAGTTATTGGCGACTTTATCAATACCGTTCCAGAATATCCTTTTCAAACAGGTAGCTCATTATCTGCTAGTGAGATTGATTACAACCTTTTCAGAAAACAAAGTTCTGCAAAACAAATTCAACAATTAGTCAACGACATTAATCAAATAAAAAAATAA
- a CDS encoding helix-turn-helix domain-containing protein: MKVENIFSFYEASEKSILTQFHEVFGGQRDGESLKVATKSIKLNLYHYEFMDGLSFYINDFKFKEDNQIITIGNPDTPSLIMRFDYKGNIFDNIEKNTIGINSGMFLYANTKSYVLENKGETNYKWFTIRISKEVIERNFTILLPLFDLLENDNTTWLIGDLIPMEVFLFLKDIFELSDSDTDVYRKRIIISRGIECLAVFAERLIKRDQPKNLNIHKDDLNILLHIKDDVINNLLEIPSIEELSLRYGYSSSKFKRDFKKVFGKPVHKFYIEFKLEKAKQLLLNEKLTITEVSRIIGYKSLAKFSSAFKQQYGVSPKKISI; this comes from the coding sequence ATGAAGGTCGAAAATATATTTTCTTTTTATGAAGCATCTGAAAAAAGTATCCTCACTCAATTCCATGAGGTATTTGGTGGACAACGAGATGGAGAATCGTTGAAGGTGGCAACGAAATCTATAAAATTAAACTTATATCATTATGAGTTTATGGATGGATTGTCATTTTATATCAATGATTTTAAGTTTAAAGAAGATAACCAAATTATTACTATTGGCAACCCTGATACTCCTTCTTTAATAATGCGATTTGATTATAAAGGCAACATATTTGACAATATTGAAAAAAATACAATAGGAATAAATTCAGGCATGTTTTTATATGCTAACACAAAATCTTATGTACTTGAAAATAAAGGAGAAACTAATTATAAATGGTTTACTATTCGTATATCAAAAGAAGTAATAGAAAGAAATTTCACTATTTTATTACCCCTTTTTGATTTATTAGAAAACGATAATACTACATGGTTAATAGGTGACCTTATCCCTATGGAAGTCTTTTTATTTCTAAAAGATATTTTTGAATTATCCGATAGTGATACAGACGTTTACCGTAAAAGAATTATTATTTCAAGAGGTATAGAGTGCCTTGCTGTTTTTGCAGAAAGATTAATAAAAAGAGATCAACCCAAGAATCTTAATATTCACAAAGATGATTTAAATATATTATTACACATTAAAGATGATGTAATTAATAATTTATTAGAAATACCATCAATTGAAGAATTATCACTCAGATATGGTTATTCTTCATCAAAGTTTAAAAGAGATTTTAAGAAAGTTTTTGGGAAGCCAGTTCATAAATTTTATATTGAATTTAAACTTGAAAAAGCCAAGCAATTATTATTAAATGAAAAGCTTACAATAACAGAAGTTTCAAGAATAATAGGTTACAAATCTTTAGCAAAATTCTCATCTGCTTTTAAACAACAGTATGGTGTGTCCCCTAAAAAAATATCAATATAA
- a CDS encoding caspase family protein, with product MTIVSKRFLLITLFYLLYGKIYAQEDIHLRLSNEMHLEEMTDICTSSKFYVTTSQDKTVKVWDSTNGTLIKTLRVPIGNLLVGKLFACAFSEDEKELIVSGFTGQNKQSKNIYIFDTQEWEIKQVIKGIPNVVSDLNINSKNGDLIVSMYGINEVLIYQKNGRAYSLLKKIDDFGDETRDIDFGPQHRLFITCLDGFIYQYDEQYKLYNKIQAQYESPRGLSFTSDKEYFTVFYLNSEKISHYKIDATFNIKLENEIIIKNVYRINAIKHNQKNELLVAINDTVSKERPNLVVISNDGLGKQNTQKIGHAAITMIEEYHDNYIFLTSLPEIVFVDHKLKEKYIKKSKGLNFYQNEITDFKINKEANVLSFFNGSTKMFFDISTRSFVPSAKDVIYTSSDTRGDIKIENWKYSMQPVINGDTVTFLKEYEFCQAVDITLDGKFIAMGTHRGLYYLTKDKKIVWHIDVPSPIINVIITKNQDKLVTFSQDGSVRWYSTKFEKREGVTLSKVNIDGLAYKAGIRPDDVILTVNGSKINSKEELRPLIRRKGSYTFKVSRNGAIKTVIIDKNKPKFGIFYAPPKMNEYLLSLFISPEDSKWIFYTSKGYYDTAIGAEKYLGWHVNVSDDKVYFYDVSRLRNLYYAPDTINKYIETSTHTFTSRSIDTKEVLENLPPVVKIKYPRADEPVSTNTIALEYTAQSINGAEIEEVKVLIDGGTFEQTRGLKVKKGEVNLLEVTLPKNDCLLQVIAKNKNGWSEPSSVKVKWNGDVENEPKPNLYLLAIGVSNYKLDHLDLKYGSKDASDFKQLIDTQKSGLFQDIKVKLLTDNEATKGNILDALEWIQNETTQKDVAMIFVAGHGMNDRNGAFYYLPHDADLNSIRRTCLFFGEFQYTISTIPGKVVMFIDTCHSGNVLNGTRSVNTNITKAINELSDVENGAIVFTSSTGNQLSVESDQWKNGAFTKALLDGLGGEADLNNQGVIYIKSLDWYLSRRVKELTSGRQSPTTIIPYGVPNFPIFIDN from the coding sequence ATGACTATTGTATCTAAACGTTTTTTACTAATAACACTCTTTTACTTACTTTATGGTAAAATTTATGCCCAAGAGGATATTCACTTAAGATTGAGTAACGAAATGCATCTAGAAGAAATGACGGATATATGTACTTCTTCTAAATTTTACGTTACTACGTCTCAAGATAAAACAGTAAAGGTATGGGATAGTACAAATGGTACTTTAATTAAGACACTAAGGGTACCCATTGGGAATTTATTAGTAGGAAAGTTATTCGCTTGTGCTTTTTCTGAAGATGAGAAAGAGTTAATAGTAAGTGGATTTACTGGACAAAATAAGCAAAGTAAGAATATTTATATTTTTGATACACAGGAGTGGGAAATAAAGCAGGTGATAAAAGGAATTCCTAATGTAGTGAGTGATTTAAATATCAATAGTAAAAATGGAGACCTTATTGTATCGATGTATGGGATAAATGAAGTACTTATTTATCAGAAAAATGGTAGAGCGTATTCATTATTAAAGAAAATAGATGATTTCGGAGATGAAACTAGAGATATTGATTTTGGACCTCAGCACCGACTATTTATTACTTGTTTAGACGGTTTTATTTATCAATATGATGAGCAATATAAACTGTATAATAAAATTCAAGCACAATATGAATCACCTAGAGGGCTATCTTTTACTAGTGATAAAGAGTATTTCACAGTTTTTTATTTAAACAGTGAAAAAATATCACATTATAAAATTGATGCAACATTTAATATTAAGCTAGAAAATGAAATTATAATAAAGAATGTATACAGGATTAATGCAATTAAGCATAACCAAAAAAATGAACTACTTGTTGCTATTAATGATACCGTTTCTAAAGAACGTCCGAATTTAGTAGTGATTAGTAACGATGGATTAGGGAAACAAAATACTCAAAAAATAGGTCATGCTGCTATCACCATGATAGAGGAATACCATGATAACTATATATTTTTAACAAGTCTACCAGAAATTGTATTTGTAGATCATAAATTGAAAGAAAAATACATTAAAAAAAGTAAGGGTTTAAATTTTTATCAAAATGAAATAACTGATTTTAAGATAAATAAAGAAGCAAATGTACTTTCTTTTTTTAATGGGTCTACTAAAATGTTTTTTGATATTAGTACACGTAGTTTTGTGCCGTCTGCTAAAGATGTAATTTACACTTCAAGTGATACTAGGGGAGATATCAAAATTGAAAATTGGAAGTATTCCATGCAGCCAGTTATAAATGGTGATACAGTAACATTTTTAAAAGAGTATGAGTTTTGTCAAGCAGTAGATATTACTCTAGATGGAAAATTCATTGCAATGGGTACACATAGAGGATTATATTATTTAACAAAGGACAAAAAAATAGTGTGGCATATTGATGTTCCCTCGCCAATTATTAATGTAATCATTACCAAAAATCAAGACAAGTTGGTCACTTTTTCACAAGACGGAAGTGTAAGGTGGTACAGTACAAAGTTTGAAAAAAGAGAAGGTGTAACACTGTCTAAGGTAAATATTGATGGACTAGCATATAAAGCAGGAATAAGACCAGATGATGTTATTTTAACAGTAAATGGTAGTAAAATAAATTCGAAAGAAGAATTAAGACCTTTAATAAGAAGAAAAGGTAGCTACACGTTTAAAGTATCTAGAAATGGGGCTATTAAAACAGTCATCATTGATAAAAACAAACCTAAATTTGGTATTTTTTATGCTCCCCCTAAAATGAACGAATACTTATTGTCATTATTTATTTCTCCAGAGGATAGTAAGTGGATTTTTTATACAAGTAAAGGGTATTATGATACTGCAATTGGAGCAGAAAAATATTTAGGTTGGCATGTAAATGTATCTGATGATAAAGTATATTTTTATGATGTATCGAGGTTAAGAAATCTTTATTATGCACCAGATACAATCAATAAATATATCGAAACATCTACTCATACTTTTACTTCAAGGTCTATTGATACTAAAGAGGTACTAGAAAATTTACCTCCTGTTGTTAAAATAAAATACCCAAGAGCAGACGAACCTGTTTCCACAAATACAATTGCTTTAGAATATACTGCCCAATCAATAAATGGGGCAGAAATAGAAGAAGTTAAGGTACTTATTGATGGAGGCACTTTTGAGCAAACTAGAGGGTTAAAAGTTAAAAAAGGAGAAGTGAATCTTTTAGAAGTTACGTTGCCTAAAAATGATTGTTTACTACAAGTTATTGCTAAAAATAAAAACGGTTGGAGCGAACCGTCTTCAGTAAAAGTAAAATGGAATGGTGATGTTGAAAATGAACCAAAACCAAATCTTTATTTATTAGCTATTGGTGTAAGTAATTATAAATTAGATCATTTAGACCTAAAATACGGTTCTAAAGATGCAAGTGATTTTAAGCAACTAATTGACACTCAGAAAAGTGGTCTTTTTCAAGATATTAAAGTTAAACTTCTAACAGATAACGAAGCGACAAAAGGCAATATTTTAGATGCATTAGAATGGATTCAGAATGAAACAACACAAAAAGATGTTGCCATGATATTTGTAGCTGGTCATGGAATGAACGATAGAAATGGAGCATTCTATTATTTACCGCATGATGCAGATTTAAATAGCATAAGAAGAACATGTCTATTCTTTGGGGAATTTCAATACACTATTTCTACCATCCCTGGAAAGGTGGTAATGTTTATAGATACTTGCCATTCTGGAAATGTTTTAAATGGAACTAGGAGTGTAAATACTAATATCACAAAAGCAATTAATGAATTATCTGATGTGGAAAATGGAGCAATTGTGTTTACATCTTCAACAGGAAATCAGTTATCTGTAGAAAGCGACCAATGGAAAAATGGAGCATTTACAAAAGCATTATTAGATGGTTTAGGAGGGGAAGCTGATCTAAATAATCAGGGAGTTATTTATATTAAGTCTTTAGATTGGTACTTATCTAGAAGAGTAAAAGAATTAACTTCTGGTAGACAATCTCCAACAACAATAATACCTTATGGAGTACCGAATTTTCCAATTTTTATTGATAATTAA